One region of bacterium genomic DNA includes:
- a CDS encoding four helix bundle protein, translated as MDQEELRRRTKRFALRIIKLVTVLPKTREADVVGRQVLKCGTSVGANYREATRARSKADFISKIGIVEQEADETLYWLELLAESNIMDPTRLDALITEARELLAIFVSSGKTAKKER; from the coding sequence ATGGATCAAGAAGAGCTTCGAAGACGAACCAAGAGATTTGCCTTACGGATTATAAAATTAGTTACAGTTTTACCAAAAACAAGGGAGGCAGATGTAGTTGGGAGGCAAGTTTTAAAATGTGGGACTTCAGTGGGCGCAAATTATCGTGAGGCTACACGAGCCCGATCAAAGGCAGATTTTATCTCCAAGATAGGAATTGTTGAACAAGAGGCAGATGAAACCTTATACTGGTTGGAATTATTAGCGGAGTCTAATATTATGGATCCAACAAGGTTAGATGCCCTCATTACAGAAGCCAGAGAATTATTAGCAATCTTTGTTTCCTCAGGCAAGACTGCTAAGAAAGAAAGATAG
- the eno gene encoding phosphopyruvate hydratase: MTTIVDVHAREILDSRGNPTVEVEVGLEDGTIGVAAIPSGASTGAYEAVELRDNDPNRYLGKGVLKAVEAVNGVIADKLLEEEVEAEEQVFIDQLLCDLDGTENKERLGANAILGVSLACAKAAAESLGLPLYRYIGGVMARELPLPLMNILNGGKHADNSVDIQEFMIAPKGAASFREALRIGAEVFHHLKGILKKRGMSTAVGDEGGFAPDLRSSEEALDVIMKAIVAAGYTPGEDVLLALDVAATELLMAEGYEFKGEGRVRTTEELIDYYTYLIDKYPIMSIEDGLAEDDWAGWKALTQRLGERVQLVGDDLFVTNTVRLARGIEERVANSILIKVNQIGTLTETLEAIEMAKTAGYSCIISHRSGETEDTTIADIAVASNCGQIKTGSLSRTDRIAKYNRLLRIEEELGETARFMGEEIMGEEVGEEIIRRGGQE, from the coding sequence ATGACTACTATTGTCGATGTTCACGCCAGGGAGATTCTGGATTCCAGGGGGAATCCCACGGTAGAGGTAGAAGTAGGATTAGAAGATGGAACTATTGGGGTGGCGGCGATTCCTTCCGGGGCTTCAACCGGGGCCTATGAAGCCGTGGAATTGCGGGATAACGATCCTAATCGCTATCTGGGTAAGGGAGTTTTAAAGGCAGTTGAGGCAGTCAATGGTGTTATTGCCGATAAATTGCTTGAGGAAGAAGTGGAGGCTGAGGAACAGGTCTTTATCGATCAACTTCTTTGTGACTTAGACGGCACAGAGAATAAAGAAAGATTGGGGGCAAATGCTATTCTGGGGGTTTCTTTAGCCTGTGCCAAGGCAGCCGCAGAGAGCCTAGGGCTTCCCCTTTACAGATATATTGGGGGAGTAATGGCCAGGGAGCTTCCCTTGCCTTTGATGAATATCCTTAACGGCGGTAAACATGCGGATAATTCCGTTGATATCCAGGAATTTATGATTGCGCCTAAAGGGGCGGCCAGTTTTCGGGAAGCCCTTCGAATCGGTGCGGAGGTGTTCCATCACTTGAAAGGCATTTTAAAGAAAAGAGGGATGTCTACGGCCGTAGGGGATGAAGGTGGGTTTGCCCCGGATTTGAGGTCTAGCGAGGAGGCTTTAGACGTGATCATGAAGGCTATCGTGGCCGCTGGCTACACGCCGGGCGAGGATGTCCTCCTGGCCCTTGACGTGGCGGCGACCGAACTTTTGATGGCTGAAGGATACGAATTTAAGGGTGAAGGCCGGGTCAGAACAACTGAAGAATTAATTGATTACTATACCTATCTCATAGATAAATATCCTATTATGTCTATTGAAGATGGGCTGGCTGAGGATGACTGGGCCGGTTGGAAGGCCTTGACTCAACGTTTAGGAGAGAGGGTCCAATTGGTGGGCGATGATCTCTTTGTGACTAACACTGTCCGGTTAGCCCGGGGGATTGAGGAGAGGGTAGCCAATTCCATTTTGATTAAGGTCAATCAGATCGGCACCTTGACCGAGACCCTGGAAGCCATTGAAATGGCTAAAACTGCCGGTTATTCTTGTATCATCTCCCACCGTTCAGGTGAAACCGAAGATACTACTATTGCTGATATTGCGGTGGCCAGCAACTGTGGGCAAATAAAGACCGGCTCTCTTTCTCGAACAGACCGGATCGCCAAGTATAACAGGCTCTTGAGAATAGAGGAGGAGTTAGGTGAGACGGCCCGGTTTATGGGGGAAGAGATTATGGGAGAAGAGGTAGGTGAGGAGATCATAAGGCGTGGTGGGCAAGAGTAA
- a CDS encoding DUF2281 domain-containing protein, whose protein sequence is MVISERIQEYVQRLPASFQAEVLDFVEYLLAKTDREILRREERAWSDLSLQSAMRGMEDEATPMYTASDLKVVFA, encoded by the coding sequence ATGGTTATCTCTGAGAGGATTCAAGAGTACGTTCAAAGACTACCAGCCTCCTTTCAAGCAGAGGTGCTTGATTTTGTCGAGTATCTTTTAGCAAAGACGGACCGCGAAATACTCCGTCGAGAAGAAAGGGCCTGGTCAGATTTGTCTCTGCAGTCTGCCATGCGTGGAATGGAAGACGAAGCTACGCCGATGTACACTGCTTCCGACTTGAAGGTAGTCTTCGCATGA